One window from the genome of Verrucomicrobiia bacterium encodes:
- a CDS encoding molybdenum cofactor guanylyltransferase, which produces MAAADPAPRPTAEAFILAGGRSSRMGRDKARLRLSGRSLVAWIRESCREARLAVRVIRRDAVPECGPVGGVVTGLRRARTEIVVFLACDQPLVPAAWLKRLARAARGRAAFTVDEEGWVGLPLALPVATAPVVEAWWAAGGRSLQRLAAHLCARAIRPPVGMRRHLVNLNTPTALADVRRTLQRRVPDPGPGAAAAPDPPARTVATLSRAGRTASSRRPGM; this is translated from the coding sequence ATGGCAGCGGCCGACCCAGCGCCCCGGCCGACTGCGGAGGCGTTCATCCTCGCGGGCGGGCGAAGCTCGCGCATGGGGCGCGACAAGGCGCGCCTCCGGCTGTCCGGACGCTCCCTCGTCGCGTGGATTCGTGAGTCGTGCCGGGAGGCCCGCCTCGCGGTGCGGGTGATCCGCCGCGATGCGGTCCCGGAGTGCGGACCCGTGGGCGGCGTGGTCACCGGACTGCGGCGCGCGCGGACGGAGATTGTCGTCTTCCTCGCGTGCGACCAGCCCCTTGTGCCGGCCGCCTGGCTGAAGCGGCTGGCGCGGGCGGCACGAGGGCGGGCGGCGTTCACGGTGGACGAGGAAGGCTGGGTGGGACTTCCGCTGGCCCTGCCCGTGGCGACGGCGCCTGTCGTGGAGGCCTGGTGGGCGGCGGGCGGGCGATCCCTGCAACGGTTGGCGGCGCATCTCTGCGCGCGCGCCATCCGGCCGCCGGTCGGGATGCGTCGGCACCTGGTCAACCTCAACACACCCACGGCACTGGCGGACGTCCGCCGAACCCTCCAGCGGCGGGTCCCCGACCCCGGACCCGGCGCGGCCGCCGCGCCGGACCCCCCTGCGAGAACGGTGGCCACGTTGTCCCGCGCGGGGCGCACGGCGTCCAGCCGCCGCCCGGGAATGTGA
- a CDS encoding MlaE family lipid ABC transporter permease subunit: MAGRLDVNAAGELWSEALSLVRRDPRPAVLDASGITHLDGSGAALLVALKREGGTPPLEIAGLAPEWQRLLALYDRAGDLPPLELPQPLSLPTQVGRTAVAVAADVREEVGFLGELAVQLAAAVRRPDTLRWRDVTLVAERAGADALPIVGLVSFLIGVVLAFQSAIPLRQFGADIFVPSLVAFAILRELGPLMAAIMLAGRSGSAFAAEIGTMKINQELNALQVMNLDPVRFLAVPRLLAGVVVAPMVTLFANLAGLLGGAMVFVSLGFPLFTYWNQIQTFLGPGDLISGLIKSVVFGLIVAGVGCLRGFQTQRGPSAVGLSATRAVVTSILLIIVADGVFAVVYHQIGL; the protein is encoded by the coding sequence ATGGCCGGCCGGTTGGACGTGAACGCCGCAGGCGAGCTGTGGTCCGAGGCCCTGTCCCTTGTCCGGCGTGACCCCCGGCCCGCCGTGCTGGATGCTTCGGGCATCACCCATCTGGACGGCTCAGGCGCCGCCTTGCTGGTCGCGTTGAAGCGGGAAGGCGGGACGCCGCCCCTCGAGATCGCCGGGTTGGCGCCGGAGTGGCAGCGGCTGCTGGCCCTCTACGACCGGGCTGGCGACCTGCCGCCGCTGGAGTTGCCGCAGCCGCTGAGTCTGCCCACGCAGGTCGGGCGTACGGCGGTCGCCGTGGCCGCCGACGTGCGGGAGGAGGTCGGCTTCCTGGGGGAACTGGCGGTGCAGCTGGCCGCCGCGGTGCGCCGGCCGGACACGCTGCGCTGGCGGGATGTGACGCTCGTCGCCGAACGGGCGGGCGCCGACGCGCTCCCCATCGTGGGGCTGGTGAGTTTCCTCATCGGGGTGGTGCTCGCGTTCCAGTCGGCCATCCCGCTGCGGCAGTTTGGTGCGGACATCTTTGTGCCGAGCCTGGTGGCGTTTGCGATCCTCCGCGAACTCGGCCCGTTGATGGCGGCCATCATGCTGGCGGGCCGCTCGGGCTCGGCCTTCGCCGCGGAGATCGGGACGATGAAGATCAACCAGGAGCTGAATGCGCTGCAGGTGATGAACCTGGATCCGGTGCGTTTCCTCGCTGTGCCGCGCCTCCTGGCCGGAGTGGTGGTGGCCCCGATGGTGACACTTTTTGCCAACCTGGCCGGCCTGCTCGGCGGCGCGATGGTGTTCGTCTCGCTGGGCTTTCCGCTGTTCACATACTGGAACCAGATCCAGACGTTCCTCGGACCCGGTGATCTGATCAGCGGACTGATCAAGTCCGTGGTATTCGGACTGATCGTGGCCGGCGTCGGCTGCCTCCGCGGCTTCCAGACGCAGCGCGGCCCGAGCGCCGTGGGCCTGTCGGCCACGCGCGCCGTCGTCACCTCCATCCTGCTCATCATCGTGGCCGATGGGGTGTTTGCGGTGGTGTACCACCAGATCGGGCTCTGA
- a CDS encoding ATP-binding cassette domain-containing protein: MADAPIIRVKGLEAGYGALTVLQDVSFEVRRGEVFVVLGGSGCGKTTLLRQMIGLESPRAGGIWYGDDELAGGDAATRERIRRRFGVMFQSGALFGSMTVVENVMLALESFTRLPPEARELVAMLKLRLVSMDHAGNRLPSQLSGGMVKRAGIARAMALDPEILFLDEPSAGLDPITSAGVDRLIRQLAGTLGITFVVVTHELASIYAIADRALMLDASVRGVIALGPPQELRDHSTDERVQRFFRRQAAE, from the coding sequence ATGGCCGACGCACCCATCATCCGCGTGAAGGGGCTCGAAGCCGGCTACGGCGCGCTCACCGTGTTGCAGGACGTGAGCTTTGAGGTGCGGCGCGGGGAGGTGTTCGTGGTGCTGGGCGGTTCCGGCTGTGGCAAGACCACGCTGCTGCGGCAGATGATCGGGCTGGAATCCCCGCGCGCCGGGGGCATCTGGTACGGGGACGACGAGCTGGCGGGCGGCGATGCGGCCACGCGCGAACGCATCCGGCGCCGGTTTGGGGTGATGTTTCAAAGCGGGGCGCTCTTCGGTTCGATGACCGTGGTGGAGAACGTGATGCTGGCGCTGGAGTCCTTCACCCGTCTCCCGCCCGAAGCCCGCGAGCTCGTGGCGATGCTCAAGCTGCGTCTGGTGTCCATGGATCACGCCGGCAACCGCCTTCCCAGCCAGCTCAGCGGCGGCATGGTGAAACGCGCCGGCATCGCCCGCGCCATGGCTCTCGACCCGGAGATCCTCTTCCTCGACGAACCCTCCGCCGGCCTGGACCCGATTACCTCGGCGGGCGTGGACCGGCTGATCCGCCAGCTCGCCGGCACGCTGGGCATCACCTTCGTGGTGGTCACGCACGAACTGGCCAGCATCTACGCGATCGCCGACCGGGCGCTGATGCTGGACGCCAGCGTCCGGGGCGTGATTGCGCTGGGCCCGCCGCAGGAACTGCGCGATCACAGCACCGACGAGCGCGTGCAGCGCTTCTTCCGCCGCCAGGCCGCCGAATGA
- a CDS encoding MCE family protein, with product MSTSTNHFKLGVFLLAAATLLVGALLFLGAGRMFRPQVMFETYFDESVQGLEVGSTVRFRGVSVGTVRRIAFTGAQYQSADPIAERRPYVLVEFALDEREIGPEIALQIREDTEAQVRRGLRARLTQQGITGVAILELDIVDPVRNPPLPITWTPRYPRIPSTPSRFNRIFESTEQFFEKFREVDVAVVFTNINQALVSLRQSLEGADTPAISGQFTNLLAELRVTNERLGGLLAEPAWKELPGDAAQTLAGARDAIASLREQLERADLAGVATQATQTLRQVQNLAAGRDGELDEILRNLAALMENLRAVSELARQYPSFLIFGQPPAPKPTKP from the coding sequence ATGAGCACCTCGACCAACCACTTCAAACTCGGCGTCTTCCTGCTGGCCGCCGCGACCCTGCTGGTCGGCGCGCTGCTATTCCTCGGCGCCGGCCGCATGTTCCGGCCCCAGGTGATGTTCGAGACGTATTTCGACGAATCCGTGCAGGGACTTGAGGTCGGCTCCACCGTCAGGTTCCGCGGCGTGAGCGTCGGCACGGTCCGGCGCATCGCCTTCACCGGTGCGCAATACCAGTCCGCGGACCCCATCGCCGAGCGACGACCTTACGTGCTGGTCGAGTTCGCCCTGGACGAACGCGAGATCGGCCCGGAGATCGCGCTGCAGATCCGGGAGGACACCGAGGCCCAGGTGCGTCGCGGCCTGCGTGCCCGCCTCACCCAGCAGGGGATCACGGGTGTCGCCATCCTCGAACTCGACATCGTGGATCCCGTGCGGAACCCCCCGTTGCCGATCACCTGGACCCCGCGCTATCCGCGCATTCCGTCCACACCCAGCCGTTTCAACCGCATTTTCGAGTCCACGGAGCAGTTCTTCGAGAAATTCCGGGAGGTGGATGTCGCCGTTGTGTTCACCAACATCAACCAGGCGTTGGTGTCCCTGCGCCAGAGCCTGGAGGGCGCCGACACCCCCGCCATCTCCGGCCAGTTCACCAATCTGCTCGCCGAACTCCGCGTCACCAACGAACGCCTCGGCGGCCTGCTGGCCGAACCCGCCTGGAAGGAACTGCCCGGCGACGCGGCGCAGACCCTCGCCGGCGCCCGGGACGCCATTGCCAGCCTGCGCGAGCAACTTGAGCGGGCCGACCTTGCCGGTGTGGCGACCCAGGCCACGCAGACGCTCCGGCAGGTGCAGAACCTTGCCGCCGGACGCGATGGCGAACTGGACGAAATCCTCCGCAACCTCGCCGCGCTGATGGAGAATCTGCGCGCCGTGTCGGAGCTCGCGCGGCAGTACCCGTCATTTCTCATTTTCGGGCAGCCGCCCGCCCCCAAGCCCACCAAACCATGA
- a CDS encoding membrane integrity-associated transporter subunit PqiC, with protein sequence MTAARVHLLFVAALLALLPACRLSRPAPDIVQWSLDPGPPPAVSAKPLPGVLLVRTFESNGLTSRPGFVTREAGGAIRRDFFNEFSEPPPVLLANLFARDLAAARAAQQVARPGSRLEQDWEIEGSVEALEVGRAVPGQPRARLALEIRLILVDHSGRKVRETIRFDASEPLADTRPATAVAAWNRLLRRALDQTFAAIGQAAR encoded by the coding sequence ATGACTGCCGCCCGCGTCCACCTCCTGTTCGTCGCCGCCCTGCTCGCCCTGCTGCCCGCGTGCCGCCTCAGCCGGCCTGCGCCGGACATCGTCCAGTGGAGCCTGGATCCCGGCCCGCCGCCCGCGGTGTCCGCCAAGCCGCTGCCCGGTGTGCTGTTGGTGCGGACGTTTGAGTCCAACGGCCTGACGTCGCGTCCCGGCTTTGTGACCCGGGAGGCCGGCGGGGCGATCCGGCGCGACTTCTTCAACGAATTTTCGGAACCGCCGCCGGTCCTCCTTGCCAATCTCTTCGCCCGCGATCTCGCCGCCGCCCGCGCCGCCCAGCAGGTGGCGCGTCCGGGCTCACGGCTGGAGCAGGACTGGGAGATCGAGGGCAGCGTGGAGGCGCTGGAGGTGGGCCGGGCCGTTCCCGGGCAGCCTCGCGCCCGGCTGGCGTTGGAGATCCGTTTGATCCTGGTGGACCACTCCGGCCGCAAGGTTCGTGAAACCATTCGGTTTGATGCATCGGAACCGCTGGCCGACACCCGGCCCGCCACCGCCGTTGCCGCCTGGAACCGGCTCCTCCGTCGCGCCTTGGATCAGACCTTCGCCGCCATCGGGCAGGCGGCGCGGTAG
- a CDS encoding 5-(carboxyamino)imidazole ribonucleotide synthase, producing the protein MNFTPILPGAALGVLGSGQLGRMFALAARQLGYRVHVYSPESDTPAGQVGDIEISGAYGDLDRVRDFARGVAVVTFEFENVPSETSRAAASVVPVRPDGQVLHETQHRLREKSFLRDHGFPVTPFRAVRTAKALADALQELGTGGVLKTANFGYDGKGQRRVSRPEDAATAFESLAGAEGIYEAWVDFDREISVIGARGLDGRMAVYPAFGNEHRHHILDVTVCPAPVPDAVAQQAGDLARSLLEALDVVGLLTVELFLARNGRLLVNELAPRPHNSGHLTLDASVTSQFEQQLRAVCGLPLGATDLRQPAAMANLLGDVWEAAGGTPDWSAALEDPGVRLHLYGKAAPRPGRKMGHLTATGSSTEEALMRVRRARDRLIPGRS; encoded by the coding sequence ATGAACTTCACCCCCATTCTCCCCGGAGCGGCGCTGGGTGTGCTGGGCAGCGGACAGCTGGGACGCATGTTTGCACTGGCTGCGCGACAGCTGGGCTACCGGGTTCACGTCTATTCGCCGGAATCCGACACGCCGGCCGGTCAGGTGGGTGACATCGAAATCTCGGGCGCCTACGGCGATCTCGATCGCGTCCGTGACTTCGCCCGCGGAGTCGCCGTCGTGACTTTCGAGTTTGAGAACGTGCCCAGCGAAACCAGCCGGGCAGCCGCCTCGGTGGTGCCGGTCCGGCCCGATGGACAGGTCCTCCATGAAACCCAGCACCGGTTGCGCGAAAAATCCTTCCTCAGGGACCATGGATTCCCCGTGACCCCGTTTCGCGCCGTGCGCACGGCAAAGGCACTGGCCGATGCCCTTCAAGAGCTCGGGACCGGCGGCGTGCTCAAAACCGCGAATTTTGGCTACGACGGCAAGGGCCAGCGACGGGTTTCCAGACCGGAGGACGCCGCCACAGCGTTCGAGTCCCTGGCCGGCGCCGAGGGAATTTACGAAGCCTGGGTGGATTTTGACCGCGAGATCAGCGTGATCGGGGCCCGCGGACTCGACGGACGGATGGCAGTCTATCCGGCCTTCGGCAATGAGCACCGCCACCATATTCTCGATGTCACGGTCTGTCCGGCGCCTGTTCCTGATGCCGTGGCCCAACAGGCGGGCGACCTCGCTCGGAGCCTCCTGGAAGCCCTCGATGTCGTGGGACTGCTCACCGTGGAGCTGTTCCTCGCCCGCAACGGGCGCCTGCTGGTCAATGAATTGGCGCCCCGTCCCCACAATTCGGGACACCTGACGCTCGACGCCTCCGTCACCAGCCAGTTCGAGCAGCAATTGCGGGCGGTGTGCGGACTTCCGCTGGGCGCCACCGACCTGCGGCAACCGGCGGCCATGGCGAATCTTCTCGGGGATGTCTGGGAGGCCGCAGGAGGCACACCCGACTGGTCCGCCGCCCTTGAAGATCCCGGAGTTCGCCTGCACCTCTACGGCAAGGCGGCTCCGCGCCCGGGACGGAAGATGGGCCATCTCACCGCAACCGGCTCCAGCACCGAGGAAGCTTTGATGCGCGTGCGCCGGGCGCGGGACCGTCTGATTCCCGGCCGATCCTGA
- the smc gene encoding chromosome segregation protein SMC, whose amino-acid sequence MYLKSLTVLGFKSFADKTTLNFQRGTTAIVGPNGCGKSNVSDAIRWVLGEQSAKALRGGEMADVIFNGTDSRKPTGMAEVSLTIGDVDTAHLKAAGVAVEFNEVTVTRRVFRDGGSEYFVNKVGCRLRDIQQLFAGTGVGKTSYSVMAQGNITQILSSRPDDRRLVFEEAAGITLFKQQKREALRKLEHTDQNLLRVEDLIREVKRQIGSLQRQAGKARRYKAIAQELQHLETQWARHQFDVWTGEIEARTTEASALAAAMEAAQERVLRAEDEILHLRAALTDLDQEISAAQQRGLGLKAEAERHDNRIQVDEERIRDLETQNERALHDVAEADERRRIAVEELAGVQQRLAESQDRVAGFRGTLQERQDALGAVEQELSRHQESLRQAQSHAFAAAQQLSRARNEITQVDLQKQGNAVRLEKLRAEQGSLTEESARLHACIEEFQAQVETGRLQAQTTRGTLEERQQRLRTIQLEIQQAQQELDGFLRRQAETRSRLQVLEQLDAQHEGFSEGTLTALRQSADVLGSLTDRIRVSDAHVPAVEAALGHHLQLVLTGPAEAATAVLSGLHAARRGRASVAALQLLGAVLDPGEVGESAELPAGARPLLPLVDVEPEVRPLLQALLGRTLLVDDLAAACAGQAATGGRFDWVTPAGDLLTRNGIFTGGSAASPGKAPASILGRKNQIAELQAALTQVTGDVTEAGRRKGALLSEQTALQAGLEEVRTELRTAEMAIAAREGEFRALEGSRRSLGQKLETVAYELQTLTTHDIEGTERRQQLASEIAVLESAEQAATAQVAGLSEGLESLRQRRDAAGAAVSDARVALATEEQVLGAHGRQRPPLEARIRELTVLGERLRQQLEGFTGRRTQFEAEIADSRRELVRLASERAAVAAGLAELTSRRALEEAGIGEREEALRADRTRHLQAQTRRGQLEVELTQKAMAVENLRERILSRHQVRLEDIRGEGIRITDASEGPARVETVSLEDMAAAGLSTDWDAVARQVAELQRRLDDLGPVNLVAIEEYEEIEQRHAFLTSQHEDLVRAKTELVQVLQRINMETKTLFVDTFERIRENFRTMFVELFGGGRADLRLVEGEDPLEAGIEIVARPPGKQLQSISLLSGGEQTMTAVALLFAIYQVKPSPFCVLDELDAPLDESNINRFVDMLRRFAESSQFIIITHNKRTISMADILYGVTMQERGVSRIVSVRFSAAEGAPENRTETRVSESAGLPLESAPLVDDPDAEVMLAK is encoded by the coding sequence ATGTATCTGAAGAGCCTCACCGTGCTCGGCTTCAAGTCGTTCGCCGACAAGACCACGCTGAATTTCCAGCGCGGCACCACAGCGATCGTCGGGCCGAACGGATGCGGCAAATCGAATGTGTCCGATGCCATCCGCTGGGTGCTGGGGGAGCAGTCTGCCAAGGCGCTGCGCGGCGGCGAGATGGCCGATGTCATCTTCAACGGCACCGACAGTCGCAAGCCGACCGGAATGGCGGAGGTCAGCCTGACCATCGGTGACGTGGACACCGCACACCTCAAAGCGGCCGGAGTCGCGGTGGAGTTCAACGAGGTGACGGTCACCCGTCGGGTCTTCCGGGATGGCGGCTCGGAGTACTTCGTCAACAAGGTCGGCTGCCGGCTGCGGGACATCCAACAGCTCTTCGCCGGCACAGGCGTCGGCAAGACGAGCTACTCGGTGATGGCCCAAGGCAACATCACCCAGATCCTGTCCAGCCGTCCGGACGACCGGCGACTGGTGTTCGAGGAGGCTGCCGGCATCACCCTGTTCAAGCAGCAGAAGCGCGAGGCGCTGCGAAAGCTGGAACATACCGACCAAAACCTTCTGAGGGTCGAGGACCTCATCCGGGAGGTGAAACGCCAGATCGGATCCCTGCAGCGGCAGGCAGGAAAGGCGCGCCGGTACAAGGCCATTGCCCAGGAACTGCAGCACCTCGAGACGCAGTGGGCCCGGCACCAATTCGATGTGTGGACGGGTGAAATCGAGGCACGGACGACCGAGGCTTCAGCACTCGCTGCCGCGATGGAAGCAGCGCAGGAACGCGTGCTGCGCGCTGAGGACGAAATCCTGCACCTGCGCGCCGCCCTGACCGATCTGGACCAGGAGATCTCTGCAGCGCAGCAGCGGGGCCTGGGTCTCAAGGCCGAGGCGGAACGACACGACAATCGGATCCAGGTGGATGAGGAGCGGATCCGCGACCTCGAAACCCAGAACGAACGGGCGTTGCACGACGTGGCCGAAGCCGACGAGCGACGGCGGATCGCCGTGGAGGAACTGGCAGGCGTGCAGCAGCGGCTCGCGGAGTCCCAGGACCGCGTCGCCGGATTCCGCGGGACGCTCCAGGAGCGTCAGGACGCCCTGGGCGCGGTGGAGCAGGAACTCTCACGCCATCAGGAATCCCTGCGGCAGGCCCAATCCCATGCGTTTGCCGCCGCCCAGCAACTCAGCCGTGCCCGCAACGAAATCACCCAGGTGGACCTGCAGAAACAGGGCAACGCGGTGCGTCTGGAGAAGCTGCGTGCCGAACAGGGTTCGTTGACCGAGGAATCCGCACGCCTCCACGCCTGCATCGAGGAATTTCAGGCGCAGGTGGAGACCGGCCGGCTGCAGGCACAGACCACGCGCGGCACGCTGGAGGAGCGGCAGCAGCGCCTGCGTACGATCCAGTTGGAGATCCAGCAGGCACAGCAGGAACTCGACGGCTTCCTGCGCCGGCAGGCTGAAACGCGGAGCCGGCTCCAGGTCCTCGAACAACTCGACGCGCAGCATGAGGGATTCAGTGAAGGCACCCTGACGGCCCTCCGGCAGTCCGCGGACGTCCTGGGTTCGCTCACGGACCGGATCCGCGTATCCGACGCCCACGTGCCCGCGGTCGAGGCCGCGTTGGGACATCATCTGCAACTGGTGTTGACGGGCCCGGCCGAGGCCGCCACAGCGGTGTTGTCCGGGTTGCACGCCGCCCGCAGGGGGCGCGCGAGCGTGGCGGCGCTGCAACTCCTGGGGGCCGTCCTCGATCCGGGCGAAGTGGGAGAGAGCGCTGAACTGCCAGCGGGGGCCCGCCCCCTGCTGCCGCTGGTGGACGTCGAACCGGAGGTGCGTCCGCTGCTGCAGGCATTGTTGGGGCGGACGCTGCTGGTGGACGACCTCGCCGCCGCCTGCGCCGGGCAAGCCGCAACGGGAGGCCGGTTCGACTGGGTGACGCCGGCCGGAGACCTTCTGACCCGGAACGGGATTTTCACCGGGGGTTCCGCGGCCTCACCGGGAAAGGCACCGGCAAGCATCCTGGGCCGGAAAAACCAGATCGCTGAATTGCAGGCAGCACTGACTCAGGTCACCGGCGACGTCACGGAGGCCGGACGCCGCAAGGGAGCCCTGCTCTCAGAACAAACCGCGTTGCAAGCAGGACTGGAGGAGGTCCGCACCGAACTCCGGACCGCCGAGATGGCGATTGCCGCCCGGGAGGGGGAGTTCCGGGCCTTGGAGGGATCGCGGCGCTCCCTGGGTCAGAAGCTCGAGACGGTGGCCTACGAACTTCAGACGCTGACGACCCACGATATCGAAGGCACGGAGCGCCGGCAGCAGCTCGCCAGCGAGATCGCTGTTCTCGAGTCCGCAGAGCAGGCTGCGACGGCGCAAGTCGCCGGGCTGTCGGAGGGCTTGGAAAGCCTGCGCCAACGGCGCGACGCCGCCGGAGCCGCCGTCAGTGACGCGCGAGTGGCGCTGGCAACTGAGGAGCAGGTGCTTGGGGCACACGGGCGGCAGCGTCCACCGCTCGAGGCTCGCATCCGCGAACTCACCGTCCTCGGTGAGCGCCTCCGCCAGCAATTGGAGGGGTTCACCGGCCGCCGGACCCAGTTCGAGGCGGAAATCGCGGATTCCCGGCGGGAACTCGTCCGGCTCGCCTCGGAGCGCGCCGCCGTGGCGGCCGGGCTCGCCGAGCTCACGTCCCGTCGTGCCCTCGAGGAGGCTGGCATCGGGGAACGTGAAGAGGCCCTCCGCGCCGACCGGACCCGTCATCTCCAGGCGCAAACACGACGCGGACAGCTGGAGGTTGAGCTCACCCAGAAGGCCATGGCCGTCGAGAACCTGCGCGAACGGATCCTGTCCAGACATCAGGTCCGGCTCGAGGACATCCGCGGCGAAGGCATCCGGATTACCGACGCCTCCGAAGGCCCTGCCAGGGTGGAGACGGTGTCCCTGGAGGACATGGCGGCCGCCGGGCTGAGCACGGACTGGGATGCCGTGGCCCGTCAGGTCGCCGAACTGCAGCGACGCCTCGACGACCTGGGACCGGTGAACCTGGTGGCCATCGAGGAGTACGAGGAGATCGAACAGCGGCACGCGTTTCTCACCAGCCAGCACGAAGATCTGGTGAGGGCCAAGACGGAGCTCGTCCAGGTGCTTCAGCGGATCAATATGGAGACCAAGACCCTGTTCGTGGACACCTTCGAACGAATCCGGGAAAACTTCCGGACGATGTTCGTCGAGCTGTTCGGTGGCGGCCGGGCGGACCTCCGGCTCGTGGAGGGCGAGGATCCGCTGGAGGCGGGCATTGAAATTGTGGCCCGCCCGCCCGGGAAGCAACTGCAGTCCATCTCGCTGCTGTCCGGCGGTGAGCAGACCATGACCGCCGTGGCGCTCCTGTTCGCCATCTACCAGGTCAAGCCGTCGCCCTTCTGCGTCCTCGACGAGCTCGACGCCCCGCTCGACGAGTCCAACATCAACCGCTTCGTGGACATGCTGCGGCGGTTCGCGGAATCGAGCCAGTTCATCATCATCACACACAACAAGCGCACCATCTCCATGGCGGACATCCTCTATGGGGTGACCATGCAGGAACGCGGCGTCAGCCGCATCGTGTCCGTGCGGTTCAGCGCCGCCGAGGGGGCTCCGGAGAACCGCACGGAGACGAGGGTCTCCGAATCCGCCGGATTGCCCCTGGAGTCGGCACCTCTTGTGGACGACCCGGACGCCGAGGTGATGCTCGCCAAATAA